ataataattatcattccgttaacaaatatattatcaGTTAAACGAATCATTTTTGGGTGTTTTTATCTACACGACACATAAACATTTATCAATTAACGGTAATTGTTGCAGTACCGTTGTTATATATGACTTACAAATGTATTGAATTGTTTTAACATGTTATATTAATaagttataattataaaagttaaatcaATACCATAGATAatcgtgatttttttttttttttgtattaagcAATGTATCATGTAACAAATAACATATCAGCTACCAAATTATCTATCGCTTAACAAATTATGTATCAACTGACAAATAATGTATTagctaataaataatttatcaaacaaCACAGATAACAAATTATGAATCAAACAATGTTTCAatcacaatttttgttttcacatttCGTTTATCACTAACCGAACGAGGATGTCAACCTAGTTATGCTTTCTCTCttgtatatataatcaattcTCTCAAGAAGAAAACTACGACACTCTAATCTCCTAGAGATATAAATGTacattttttctgaaaatgCAGGCTGCTAACACATTGCTAGTCTGAACCCACTTCTGGAAACCATATATCGGagtataattaaaaagagatgTACATTTTTCTCAACAGCCCTAGTGCAATATAATATAAGTTtgaatatacatatacataccTAACCTTTTCTAGTAATTCAAAATTTACCGGTTGGGTTTGGATTTTCTATGTTAGCGATTACTGAAGTTTTTTTTCATTGGCAATTTATTATAATCACATTACCAAAAAATACATTACAAACCTGGAACCCGAACAAGAGAGGTTACATAGAGCTTTAGCCCAACAAAGAGCACCAATCGACCGGAGAAGCTGTAGAGATGATGACCTTTTTCGTTCTCTCtcgatttatttttgtttttttttcctgtgctTTAACTAGGTTAATGTTTATTGATTAGTCTAACTACttaaaatatgaaactttattCTCGCCACACTtgtaagaaagaaaatgaataatCTTGTAATATGTCATACACTTTACGGTAATTTCGTACCAATATATTCTAATGAAAACAAGCTGAATCTTATTCGTTTATAAAAAGTACAAAGACATACATACATCGAAAGACATACCCAACGATGTGAAAACATACATGATTAATGGTTTACTATTGTACACCATTGATTTATTCTGTCACAAACTCGAAAGGTGTTCGTAATTTATTCATAAAAGCAAAACACCCCCATTTATGTATTATCATAGCATATAAAAAGACTTAGGCTTACATAAGAACCCTTTAGTTGACACCATTGACAGCTTTGCGTGGAGTTTCACCTGAAATGGAGTGGCGATCACAAAAGCTCTTCAATCTATCAAATGCATCCTCCAAAGTTGGAGTATCCATGTCAATAGAATGCCTCACCCAGTTCTTCAGAGTAAAAGCAATCCCTAAACCAAACCAGCACACAATATATAAgttgttttgttaaaattatcaaacagaaaaaatgattgTCTCCCCTGGTAGACCGCTAAACCTTGGACATAGATAATGAATACCTGGCAAAAGGACGAGGTTTTCCTCAGTAGCTAATTTTTCACAGaaatcttcatcatcttcaataTCCACAAAGGATGATAAGTTCAGCTCGGTCTGCgagtagaaaagaaaaaaaaatttaaagaacaCAATTATAAAGAGAAGGTTATAATAAGTTCTAAAGATACATAGTAATGATAGAATACCCAGAAGAAGGTGCACGCTTCAGGTTTCATGTAGCAGGTGAGGGAAGGTATGCTCTTGAGCTTATAATATGCAAGATCGGTTTTATCTTTCAGAAACATCTGCCTCCTATGGAAGAACTCTTTACCAGTTTTCTCCAAGA
This genomic interval from Brassica oleracea var. oleracea cultivar TO1000 unplaced genomic scaffold, BOL UnpScaffold01318, whole genome shotgun sequence contains the following:
- the LOC106321217 gene encoding cystine lyase CORI3-like, whose product is MFLKDKTDLAYYKLKSIPSLTCYMKPEACTFFWTELNLSSFVDIEDDEDFCEKLATEENLVLLPGIAFTLKNWVRHSIDMDTPTLEDAFDRLKSFCDRHSISGETPRKAVNGVN